In Cervus canadensis isolate Bull #8, Minnesota chromosome 6, ASM1932006v1, whole genome shotgun sequence, one DNA window encodes the following:
- the SNAPC5 gene encoding snRNA-activating protein complex subunit 5 isoform X1, with product MLSRLQELRKEEETLLRLKAALHDQLNRLKVEELALQSMISSRREGEMLPSQPAPEPSHDQMLVLVDNEASINQTALELSTRSHVPEEEEEEEEEESDS from the exons ATGTTGAGCCGGCTGCAGGAGCTGCGCAAGGAGGAGGAGACGCTGCTCCGCTTGAAAGCGGCTCTGCACGACCAGCTGAACCGGCTCAAG GTTGAAGAGCTGGCCCTCCAGTCGATGATTAGTTCTAGAAGAGAAGGTGAGATGCTGCCTTCTCAGCCTGCACCAGAACCATCACATGAT CAGATGCTGGTGCTTGTAGACAATGAAGCGTCAATCAACCAAACTGCACTGGAGTTGAGCACAAGGAGCCATGTgccagaagaggaggaggaggaagaggaggaagaatcaGATTCCTGA
- the SNAPC5 gene encoding snRNA-activating protein complex subunit 5 isoform X2, with translation MLSRLQELRKEEETLLRLKAALHDQLNRLKVEELALQSMISSRREGEMLPSQPAPEPSHDMLVLVDNEASINQTALELSTRSHVPEEEEEEEEEESDS, from the exons ATGTTGAGCCGGCTGCAGGAGCTGCGCAAGGAGGAGGAGACGCTGCTCCGCTTGAAAGCGGCTCTGCACGACCAGCTGAACCGGCTCAAG GTTGAAGAGCTGGCCCTCCAGTCGATGATTAGTTCTAGAAGAGAAGGTGAGATGCTGCCTTCTCAGCCTGCACCAGAACCATCACATGAT ATGCTGGTGCTTGTAGACAATGAAGCGTCAATCAACCAAACTGCACTGGAGTTGAGCACAAGGAGCCATGTgccagaagaggaggaggaggaagaggaggaagaatcaGATTCCTGA
- the RPL4 gene encoding 60S ribosomal protein L4, with product MACARPLISVYSEKGESSGKNVTLPAVFKAPIRPDIVNFVHTNLRKNNRQPYAVSELAGHQTSAESWGTGRAVARIPRVRGGGTHRSGQGAFGNMCRGGRMFAPTKTWRRWHRRVNTTQKRYAICSALAASALPALVMSKGHRIEEVPELPLVVEDKVEGYKKTKEAVLLLKKLKAWNDIKKVYASQRMRAGKGKMRNRRRIQRRGPCIIYNEDNGIIKAFRNIPGITLLNVSKLNILKLAPGGHVGRFCIWTESAFRKLDELYGTWRKAASLKSNYNLPMHKMLNTDLSRILKSPEIQRALRAPRKKIHRRVLKKNPLKNLRIMLKLNPYAKTMRRNTILRQAKNHKIRMDKAAAALEAKSDQKGVEGKKPVVGNKEKKAVGDKKLKKPVVGKKAAGTKKPAAEKKPTEKKPTSEEKKAAA from the exons ATG gcgTGTGCTCGTCCACTGATATCAGTGTACTCCGAAAAGGGGGAGTCCTCTGGCAAAAATGTCACTTTGCCTGCTGTATTCAAGGCTCCCATTCGACCCGATATTGTTAACTTTGTTCACACCAACTTGCGCAAAAACAACAGACAGCCCTATGCTGTCAGTGAATTAGCAG GTCATCAAACCAGTGCTGAGTCTTGGGGTACCGGCAGAGCTGTGGCTCGAATTCCCAGGGTTCGAGGTGGCGGGACTCACCGTTCTGGTCAGGGTGCTTTTGGAAAT ATGTGTCGTGGGGGCCGCATGTTTGCACCAACCAAGACCTGGCGACGTTGGCACCGCAGAGTGAATACAACGCAGAAGCGATACGCCATCTGCTCTGCACTGGCTGCCTCAGCCTTACCAGCGCTGGTCATGTCTAAAG GTCATCGTATAGAGGAAGTTCCTGAACTTCCTTTGGTGGTTGAAGATAAAGTTGAAGGCTACAAGAAGACCAAGGAGGCTGTTTTGCTTCTGAAGAAACTTAAGGCCTGGAATGATATCAAAAAG GTTTACGCCTCTCAGAGAATGAGAGCTGGCAAAGGCAAAATGAGAAACCGTCGCCGTATCCAGCGCAGGGGACCCTGCATCATCTATAATGAAGACAATGGTATCATCAAGGCCTTCAGAAACATCCCTG GAATTACTCTGCTTAATGTAAGCAAGCTGAACATTTTGAAACTTGCTCCTGGTGGTCATGTGGGACGTTTCTGCATTTGGACTGAAAGTGCTTTCCGAAAGTTAGATGAGCTGTACGGCACTTGGCGTAAAGCAGCCTCCCTCAAGAGTAACTACAA ccTCCCCATGCACAAGATGCTCAATACAGACCTTAGCAGAATCTTGAAAAGCCCAGAAATCCAAAGAGCACTCCGAGCACCACG CAAGAAGATTCATCGCAGAGTCCTGAAGAAGAATCCACTGAAAAACCTGAGAATCATGTTGAAGCTTAACCCGTACGCAAAGACCATGCGCCGGAACACCATTCTTCGACAGGCCAAGAAC CACAAAATCCGCATGGATAAGGCAGCAGCAGCACTAGAAGCCAAATCAGATCAGAAGGGGGTTGAGGGCAAGAAGCCTGTGgtgggaaacaaagaaaagaaggctGTTGGCGATAAGAAGCTGAAGAAGCCTGTGGTGGGAAAAAAGGCTGCAGGGACCAAGAAACCAGCAGCTGAGAAGAAGCCCACAGAAAAGAAACCCACCTCAGAGGAAAAGAAGGCTGCTGCATAA